The nucleotide sequence aATTACTTACTGTGTCTTtatagtgagaacatttaaaattcattcttttagctacttaaaatatatgatgcattattattaactatagtcaacatGCTGTGTAATAGATCACCAACACCTTATTCTATCATTTAATGCTTTAGGATCATCCATGTGCTCCTTGTCTAAAATATCAAGAGAGGCTAATTTGTTTGACCTAGATATTTCcatctattaaaatataacatcagaaaagaaggagaatcactatactgctttttaaaaattgatattgtGTAAAATAATTCATCTGAATGCATTTctaaatcatatattaataatttattcccCAAGTAAATCGAGAGCGTCTTTATATCAGGTGCTCTGAACCAAGATCCTTAGTAATAGTTTATATCCAGTGATTTTTGACTCTGCCTCCAGTGCCCATAGGAAACATTTCTCATTACCTGAAATAAACCTTCCTTTATTCTGAGACaaattgaaataagaaattatagaCATACAGGCATCTCTAGAGAGAAGAGCACATAGGCAGGAAGAGCCACAGGATGAACGCACCTTGAGTATCTGAAGGAAGAAAGCGTAGAGACCAAACACATGTAGCAGCATGGCGCTGTGTTACTGACAGTCAATGAGGTGATTGGTGTCAGTTGTTGAGAACCTATGACCCTAGAGCCCAGGACATCCATCCAGCTCtagtgagaatgaagaaaaaggacCATAGTTGTATCGTGGCATGATCAGGGCACACAGATTCAGCAGTTGGGGAGCACTTAGTCTGATGGGGAGGTGAGACACCGCTATCCACCCTAAACTACACAACTGCAAAATATTACTGAGAATTCAGATGGATAGAGTAGCTATGTATGAATAAATATCTTTCCATCCGTGACTTCTACATAGCTGTGTAAAATAGTTATCTAACAGTTTAAATTATGAAACTTGGCTGACCtgataaatggaaggaaaaatgggagactctaaataaatatagaaaattaaagggAATGGGATTTCCTGGAATGGAGAGATATTATGGAGTGAAGACATATGAACTGTCCAGACTTGGGATGACATAGATCACAGAGTGCAAAATTACGAGGTGCAGCTACAATTGATGAAAGAGCATTCTTCACAAAGGAGTTGCATCGGGTGCTGTCTCACTCACACACAAAACACAGACAtgcactgcccctgccccctgaTGCAAATCAGGGTCCACAGATTTTATTGGCTTTTGTAGAAGGAAACCTGCCCATTTGAGACTTAATCTTGTTTAACAATTTCTCTAAGCCCCGtttcatgtctttatttcttaaactgtAGATGAATGGGTTTAGCATTGGTGTCAACACAGTGTAGGTGACTGTTGCTATTCGGTCCTTGACAGTATAGTTGGACAGCGGCTGAAAGTAGACATAGGCAATACTTCCATAAAACAAGGTCACCACAGTGAGATGGGAGCTGCAGGTGGAGAAGGCTTTGCGTTTTCCAGCTGCTGAGGGAATCTTGAGAACTGAAATGAGGATTCTCAAGTAAGAGATGAGGATACAGACAAAAGGAACCATCACGTCGGCCAGCCCTTCTGTCATGTCCACAACTTCAATGACAAAGGTAGAAGAGCAGGACAGTTTCAGGACAGGGTAACCATCACAAAAAAAGTGATGGATAAcatttgatgcacaaaagttgaGCTGATTCACCAGGAGGACGTATAGGAGGGAGTGGAGATAGGGGAAAGTGATGGAAAAGGCCAGCAGCAAGGCACAGCACCTGGGGTTCATAACAGTGACATAGTGGAAGGGGTTACAAATCGCTACATAGCGGTCAATGGCCATAGCTGCCAGGAGGTAACTGTCTATGTTTCCAAAGGCCAGGAAGAAATACATTTGTGTCAGGCATTCAGCATAGGAAATGGTCTTTTTGTCTGATAAGAAGTTCACCAACATTTTGGGGACTATGACTGTTGTGTAGCAAATATCAGCAAAGGACAAGACGCTTAGGAAGAAATACATAGGGTTTTGGAGCCGTGGGTCAGAGTGGATAGCCGAGATGATGAGCATATTTCCCACCATGGTGACCAGGTATGTGATAAGAAAGAGGGCAAAGAGTGGCTTCTGGT is from Lemur catta isolate mLemCat1 chromosome 10, mLemCat1.pri, whole genome shotgun sequence and encodes:
- the LOC123646109 gene encoding olfactory receptor 1L3; protein product: MGMSNLTGLSEFILLGLSSRPEDQKPLFALFLITYLVTMVGNMLIISAIHSDPRLQNPMYFFLSVLSFADICYTTVIVPKMLVNFLSDKKTISYAECLTQMYFFLAFGNIDSYLLAAMAIDRYVAICNPFHYVTVMNPRCCALLLAFSITFPYLHSLLYVLLVNQLNFCASNVIHHFFCDGYPVLKLSCSSTFVIEVVDMTEGLADVMVPFVCILISYLRILISVLKIPSAAGKRKAFSTCSSHLTVVTLFYGSIAYVYFQPLSNYTVKDRIATVTYTVLTPMLNPFIYSLRNKDMKRGLEKLLNKIKSQMGRFPSTKANKICGP